In Chryseobacterium lactis, a single genomic region encodes these proteins:
- a CDS encoding T9SS type B sorting domain-containing protein codes for MKKILSVILLFFVAFNMLFAQRDTEHWFAPMAARSGKVVTPKQALYFSTDSVIPFDVDIYSNNTLLGTVTISKGSPQTFDIPINRMVASTNGELFAVGNKGLYTKGTKPYFVTYRFSVSQHGEILTSKGKAGIGTKFYAVTAPIEELNNEYNFTAGILATEDNTTVTVSNYSPNIIFTNGWTGATNPSLTFTLNKGQSYIIEGMGDKTLNKEAFIGAKIESDKPVSVTNGNFNGQFAMSAGGSYQGSDIIMDQSVPVDRLGNEFVVVKGNGDIARYMEDALIVATEGGTQVYVNAGTTPVATLAEGESYRVNKVNNTNYINQGNGHYNMYIRTTKNVYVYQLMAGVAASNATLGFNYIPPLNCYLPRKIDEIGKIKDLPYQGTLSGHIVKLNILTEAGAAVTINGVAPPAAQGPYPVTGTANWVSYSVPDITGNVTITSTKAVTAGISGGSGVVGYGGYFAGFSSIPVIAKQNGECIPGLVLEVGDSFDTYQWYRDTTPIVGANSNSYTPTQSGNYTVKITVGSCPPVITPVYKVYTCLKKTTINDTVCDGVKQFVPTFSSSTQTVVPGTVTIITPPAHGNAVIDPTTGVISYAPTFNYFGPDTFVYKFCGNNADFTDCEEITLNLTVSESPIVNDALLRTCFLESNIATGLFNLTNASVTTVVGVTKKYYPSLTDAHAGTHEILTPANYIAPNGVAYVKVINANGCYRVAQITLVVMPPVKSSVLVDKIICMEGKTSLDAGPGFKSYEWNTGATTQVINNVGVGTYWVKLKTGECITTQTVKVYPSEQPVVTNVDISANTITVYAIGGTAPYQYSIDNINWQDSNVFTDLARGEISVYVKDSYNCDPIKIDITIPNLINVITPNDDGVNDVIDYSSLARKNNLVFNIFDRYGAKIFQVDKSNGYKWNGTSGGGKKVPTGNYWYEIGWNEPNGKQTAVKYTGWILVKNRE; via the coding sequence ATGAAAAAAATTCTATCAGTTATTCTGTTGTTTTTTGTGGCATTCAACATGTTGTTTGCCCAAAGAGACACAGAACACTGGTTTGCCCCTATGGCAGCCAGATCGGGGAAGGTAGTCACCCCCAAACAAGCACTTTATTTTTCAACAGATTCAGTCATACCATTTGATGTAGATATCTATAGCAACAATACTTTGTTGGGAACTGTTACCATCAGCAAAGGATCACCACAAACATTTGATATTCCCATCAACAGAATGGTTGCCAGCACTAATGGAGAGCTTTTCGCTGTTGGAAATAAAGGATTATATACAAAAGGTACCAAACCTTATTTTGTAACGTACCGATTCTCAGTAAGCCAGCATGGTGAGATTTTAACATCCAAAGGAAAAGCAGGAATTGGAACAAAGTTCTACGCTGTCACGGCTCCCATTGAAGAGCTTAATAATGAGTACAATTTTACAGCCGGAATTTTAGCAACAGAAGACAATACAACAGTTACTGTTTCCAACTACTCTCCCAACATTATATTTACCAATGGATGGACGGGAGCCACCAATCCCTCTCTTACATTCACTTTGAATAAAGGACAATCTTACATTATTGAGGGGATGGGAGATAAAACATTAAATAAGGAAGCCTTTATAGGAGCAAAAATAGAATCTGACAAACCGGTATCCGTTACCAACGGAAACTTTAATGGTCAGTTTGCTATGTCAGCCGGTGGATCTTATCAGGGTTCTGATATTATTATGGACCAGTCTGTACCTGTTGACCGATTAGGAAATGAATTTGTAGTGGTTAAAGGAAATGGTGATATCGCCAGATATATGGAGGATGCCCTGATCGTTGCTACAGAAGGAGGCACACAAGTATATGTGAATGCAGGAACAACCCCTGTAGCGACCTTAGCTGAAGGGGAAAGCTACAGAGTTAATAAAGTTAATAATACCAATTATATCAATCAGGGAAATGGTCATTATAATATGTATATCCGAACGACAAAAAATGTTTATGTATACCAGTTAATGGCTGGAGTAGCCGCAAGTAACGCTACATTGGGATTCAACTATATCCCGCCATTGAACTGTTACCTTCCGAGAAAGATTGATGAGATAGGAAAAATCAAAGATCTTCCTTATCAGGGAACTCTTTCTGGTCACATTGTTAAGCTAAACATTCTGACGGAAGCCGGAGCTGCTGTCACCATCAACGGAGTAGCCCCACCGGCAGCACAAGGCCCCTACCCCGTTACAGGAACCGCTAACTGGGTTTCTTATTCGGTACCTGACATTACAGGAAACGTTACCATTACCTCTACAAAAGCGGTAACCGCTGGTATTTCGGGAGGAAGTGGTGTGGTTGGTTATGGCGGTTACTTTGCCGGATTCTCTTCTATCCCGGTTATTGCCAAACAAAACGGAGAATGCATCCCGGGGCTGGTACTTGAAGTAGGTGATAGTTTTGATACCTATCAATGGTATAGAGATACCACTCCCATCGTAGGCGCGAATTCTAATTCATACACCCCGACACAATCAGGAAATTATACGGTAAAAATAACGGTAGGCTCATGTCCTCCGGTAATTACTCCGGTATATAAAGTATACACCTGCCTTAAAAAAACGACTATTAATGATACGGTATGTGATGGCGTAAAACAGTTTGTTCCAACATTTTCAAGTTCTACCCAGACTGTTGTTCCGGGAACAGTAACCATCATCACGCCACCTGCTCATGGTAATGCAGTCATTGATCCTACCACCGGTGTAATAAGCTACGCCCCTACTTTCAATTACTTTGGTCCTGATACCTTCGTTTACAAATTCTGTGGAAACAATGCTGATTTTACAGATTGTGAAGAAATCACTTTAAATTTAACAGTATCTGAAAGTCCAATAGTGAATGACGCATTATTAAGAACCTGCTTCTTAGAAAGCAATATTGCTACAGGATTATTTAATCTTACCAACGCCAGTGTAACAACAGTTGTGGGAGTTACCAAAAAATATTACCCGTCACTTACAGATGCCCATGCAGGAACGCATGAAATTTTAACCCCGGCTAATTATATAGCTCCTAATGGAGTTGCTTATGTAAAAGTAATTAATGCAAATGGCTGTTACAGAGTTGCACAAATAACCTTAGTGGTAATGCCTCCTGTAAAATCCAGTGTTCTGGTTGACAAAATCATCTGTATGGAAGGCAAAACAAGCCTTGATGCGGGACCAGGATTCAAAAGCTATGAGTGGAATACCGGAGCAACAACACAGGTAATTAATAACGTAGGGGTAGGAACTTATTGGGTAAAATTAAAAACCGGAGAATGTATCACTACTCAAACGGTTAAAGTATATCCTTCCGAGCAACCCGTTGTTACCAATGTTGATATATCAGCTAATACGATAACTGTTTATGCCATAGGAGGGACAGCGCCTTATCAATATTCTATTGACAATATCAACTGGCAGGACTCCAATGTATTCACAGATTTGGCGAGAGGCGAAATAAGTGTATATGTAAAGGATAGCTACAACTGTGATCCTATTAAAATAGATATTACGATTCCGAACCTCATCAATGTTATTACTCCAAATGATGACGGAGTAAATGATGTAATCGACTACTCATCATTAGCCCGTAAAAACAATTTAGTATTTAATATTTTTGACCGATACGGAGCCAAAATCTTCCAGGTAGACAAATCCAACGGCTACAAATGGAATGGAACTTCCGGTGGTGGCAAGAAAGTACCTACCGGAAACTACTGGTATGAAATAGGCTGGAATGAGCCCAATGGCAAACAAACCGCTGTAAAATACACAGGCTGGATTCTGGTAAAAAACAGAGAATAA
- a CDS encoding T9SS type B sorting domain-containing protein, which produces MNKILLTIFLLLIPIQLLFAQRDTEHWFAPMMKRNTNSAEQQGLYFSTDSTTPFPVEIYNNNILIGTITVSKGNPQVFNVPIQNMITTSQTDLFTPVTMGLYTKGTKPYFVTFRFSSLNHAEILTSKGKAGIGKQFYAAMAPITQTNVSGLNFTTGIMATENNTKVTVSGYSTTVVFSNNTTGATNPSMSFTLNKGQSYIIEGDGNTTENRKGFIGAKIEADKPISVTNGNFNGQFSLASSLLGFGTDIIMDQSVPVDRLGNEFVVVKGNANVDEQMEDALIIATENNTQVFINNATTPAVTLNEGQSYRVNELSNTNYINQGNNHYNMYIRTTKNVYVYQLLAGVANDSGRATGGFNYIPPLNCFLPRKIDEIGMINILPPTTNTVKLNILTETGAAVTVNGATPPAAQGPYPVSGTSNWVSYSVPNVTGNITVASTKAVTAGISGGSGAVGYGGYFAGFSSIPVIAKQNGECIPGLVLEIDDSFDTYQWYRNNTLITGATSNSYTPTQSGNYTVKITIGTCPPVTTPVYKVYTCVKKTTINDTLCDGAKQYTPNFTSSTQTVVPGTVTIITPPTNGTAVINPTTGVITYTPNTNYSGPDTVVYKFCGNNPDFTDCEEVTLKLTVSANPVVNDTSLRTCFLGTNAATGLFDLTTANVTTTTNITKKYYPSLADAQAGTNEILNPTTYTAPTGVVYVRVTNANGCYRIAQVTLTVMPPVKSDVLVDKIICMEGKTTLDAGPGFKSYEWSTGATTQVINNAGVGTYWVKLKTGECITTQTVKIYASEHPVITNIDISGNTVTIYVIGGTPPYKYSVDNINWQDSNVFTNMPRGNANVYVKDNYNCNPINIEITIANLINVITPNEDGINDVIDYSSFAIKKNLVISIFDRYGAKIFQADKSNGYKWNGTSGGKTKVPTGSYWYEISWNEPNSKQTAIKYTGWILVKNRE; this is translated from the coding sequence ATGAATAAAATATTACTCACTATTTTTTTACTATTAATTCCGATCCAATTACTTTTTGCCCAAAGAGATACAGAACACTGGTTTGCACCAATGATGAAGAGAAATACAAATTCAGCGGAGCAACAGGGGTTATATTTTTCTACAGACTCTACTACTCCTTTCCCGGTAGAAATCTATAATAACAATATACTTATTGGTACCATCACAGTTAGTAAAGGAAATCCACAGGTTTTTAATGTTCCTATTCAAAACATGATTACAACTTCTCAGACAGATTTATTCACTCCTGTTACCATGGGTTTGTATACTAAGGGAACCAAGCCGTACTTCGTAACTTTCAGGTTTTCATCGCTTAATCATGCTGAAATATTAACGTCTAAGGGAAAAGCGGGAATAGGTAAGCAATTTTATGCGGCAATGGCACCTATAACCCAAACAAATGTTAGTGGCTTAAACTTTACCACTGGAATAATGGCTACGGAAAACAACACAAAAGTTACTGTTTCCGGATATTCAACTACTGTAGTATTTTCAAATAATACGACAGGAGCGACTAATCCCTCAATGTCTTTTACACTGAATAAAGGGCAATCATATATCATTGAAGGAGATGGAAATACAACAGAAAATCGTAAAGGTTTTATAGGAGCAAAAATTGAAGCAGACAAACCTATTTCTGTTACCAACGGAAATTTCAACGGGCAATTTTCATTGGCTAGCTCCTTGCTTGGTTTCGGAACAGATATTATTATGGATCAATCAGTTCCCGTAGACCGGTTAGGGAATGAATTTGTAGTAGTAAAAGGGAATGCGAATGTTGATGAACAGATGGAAGATGCATTGATTATTGCCACAGAGAATAACACCCAAGTATTTATCAACAATGCTACTACTCCCGCCGTCACTCTCAATGAAGGGCAGAGCTACAGAGTGAATGAACTATCAAATACCAACTATATCAATCAAGGGAACAACCATTACAACATGTACATAAGAACAACTAAAAATGTTTATGTTTATCAATTATTGGCAGGAGTTGCTAATGATAGTGGTCGCGCAACAGGCGGATTCAATTATATACCCCCTCTTAATTGCTTTTTACCAAGAAAAATAGACGAAATAGGCATGATTAATATTCTTCCGCCTACTACCAACACCGTCAAATTAAATATTCTGACGGAAACCGGAGCAGCTGTCACGGTAAACGGGGCTACCCCACCTGCTGCACAAGGTCCTTATCCGGTAAGCGGCACCAGTAATTGGGTTTCTTATTCCGTACCTAATGTCACAGGTAATATCACAGTAGCTTCTACAAAAGCTGTAACCGCAGGTATTTCTGGAGGAAGTGGTGCTGTAGGCTATGGTGGTTACTTTGCCGGATTCTCTTCTATTCCTGTTATCGCCAAACAAAACGGAGAATGTATCCCTGGACTGGTACTTGAAATAGACGATAGCTTTGATACCTATCAATGGTACAGGAATAATACTCTGATCACAGGGGCAACATCTAACTCTTATACCCCGACACAATCAGGAAATTATACGGTAAAAATTACGATAGGTACTTGTCCTCCGGTAACTACTCCTGTTTATAAAGTCTATACCTGCGTTAAAAAAACAACTATCAACGACACATTATGTGATGGTGCGAAACAATATACACCCAACTTCACAAGTTCTACTCAAACCGTCGTTCCCGGAACAGTAACTATTATCACCCCACCTACAAATGGCACTGCAGTTATCAATCCCACAACCGGTGTAATAACCTATACTCCTAATACTAATTATTCAGGTCCCGATACTGTTGTGTATAAGTTTTGTGGAAACAACCCTGATTTTACAGATTGTGAAGAAGTCACTTTAAAATTAACAGTATCAGCAAATCCGGTAGTAAACGACACCTCATTGAGAACGTGCTTCCTGGGAACTAATGCTGCGACAGGATTATTTGATCTTACCACTGCGAATGTAACAACCACCACAAATATTACTAAAAAGTATTATCCATCTCTTGCAGATGCCCAGGCGGGAACCAATGAGATTCTGAATCCAACTACTTATACAGCACCTACCGGAGTTGTCTATGTAAGGGTAACCAATGCAAACGGATGTTATAGGATTGCTCAAGTGACACTCACTGTAATGCCTCCGGTAAAATCCGACGTTCTGGTTGACAAAATCATCTGTATGGAAGGCAAAACAACCCTGGATGCAGGACCAGGATTCAAAAGTTACGAATGGAGCACCGGAGCTACCACACAAGTTATTAATAACGCAGGAGTAGGAACTTATTGGGTAAAACTAAAAACGGGAGAATGTATCACGACTCAAACGGTTAAAATATATGCATCTGAACACCCTGTGATTACCAATATTGATATTTCCGGAAATACTGTAACGATCTATGTCATAGGAGGAACACCACCTTACAAATACTCTGTTGATAATATCAACTGGCAGGATTCAAATGTATTCACTAATATGCCAAGAGGTAATGCAAATGTATACGTAAAGGATAATTATAATTGTAATCCGATCAATATAGAGATCACAATTGCGAACCTCATTAATGTAATTACTCCCAACGAGGATGGGATAAATGATGTGATTGATTATTCATCATTTGCCATCAAAAAAAATCTTGTTATTTCTATTTTTGACCGCTATGGAGCAAAGATCTTTCAGGCTGATAAATCTAATGGTTACAAATGGAATGGAACTTCCGGTGGCAAAACTAAAGTTCCTACCGGAAGCTATTGGTATGAAATAAGCTGGAATGAGCCTAACAGTAAGCAGACCGCTATAAAATACACAGGCTGGATTCTTGTAAAAAACAGGGAATAA
- a CDS encoding T9SS type B sorting domain-containing protein has product MKKTLSFLFIFYIFAFSFAQLDREHWFAPMIDRSGAPNQYQKLYLSTNRTTPFPVNIYNNNILIGTVTISKGNPQKFDVLRNYIITTEQIDLFTPTTKGLYLKAEFPFYANLRFSVFNHAEIITSKGIPSTGKNFFTASAPITVSNDILNFMTSVLATEDNTTVTISGYKPTVQFSNGTTGVTNPTMTFSLNKGQSYIIDGIGNLTGNFDGFIGAKVTSNKHVNITNGNFNGQYAGNFASSSDILMDQAVPVDRLGNEFALVKGNGSIGANMEGAVIIATEDNTQIYVNNEPIPVATINTGSYFVIPDTKYMLQGGGHYNLYIRTSKNAYVYQILAGDSNTGNEVATGGFNFIPALNCYLPKQINELGLINENFVHSNANLGGILNIPTKLNLITQRGATVTVNGGIPPAATGPYDMTGTNNWVTYGIPNVTGTITVVSDKAITAGITAGSDAVGYGGFFAGFPTQPVIIKSGSNCAPGIVLTVDPIIYDTYQWYRNGIAIPNATGSSFNPTQSGYYTCSVTMGSCAPLVTEQYKVLNCTKLTNTSYNVCTTQTITPTFSNSSQTPVPATVAIITPPALGTAVINPATGVITYTVNTPGTVANDTFTYTFCGNDPDFPDCETVTVHINIEALTVTNTTLYACDINGQGTFNLTTANVTLNNPVTITYYPTLVDAQTENPAALITNQNAYSAPNGTIVYAVVKNNIGCKSIAQITLSLFNKAIIQDNYNGSFCDDNFDGTVTIVLSNITNIVLNNPTYFTNVRYYANLADANAGNANILPNTWSYTATTTIYIRVDSPDGCAFVVKPLQFSIGARLLLSKPAAIENVCDDDLDGIKSVNLTQFIPQFTIDPNVTYTFHNSLADAQNNINPISATVNITTSQTYYIRFEKNGICPEVGSITITIKVPKKSDLLKDQAICPKTTTTLDAGPGFDRYLWSTGATGPSITNVPAGSYWVELTSNNGCVYKQYVNVTELPIPQITSIEIDGTTVKVGVSGGTPPYQYSLDGVVWQSSNVFYDVPRGAHTVFVRDSKNCEEVKKAFAIINLINTITPNGDGHNEVVDYSALMANDNLVFRIFDRYGAEVFRGSPENRYTWDGRIGGRWVPTATYWYFLTWTEFGSSISIKYSSWLLVKHR; this is encoded by the coding sequence ATGAAGAAAACTCTATCTTTTTTATTTATATTTTATATTTTCGCCTTTTCCTTTGCTCAATTAGATAGAGAGCATTGGTTTGCGCCGATGATAGACCGGTCAGGAGCACCTAATCAGTACCAGAAGCTTTATCTTTCTACCAACAGAACAACCCCGTTTCCTGTAAACATATATAACAATAATATTTTGATCGGGACGGTTACCATAAGCAAAGGAAACCCGCAGAAATTTGACGTTTTAAGAAACTATATCATTACCACTGAGCAGATAGACTTATTCACGCCTACAACAAAAGGATTATATCTCAAGGCGGAATTTCCGTTTTATGCCAATTTAAGGTTTTCAGTATTCAACCATGCAGAAATTATTACTTCTAAGGGTATTCCTTCTACCGGAAAAAATTTCTTCACTGCTTCAGCTCCCATTACGGTCAGTAATGATATTTTAAACTTCATGACCAGTGTTCTGGCAACAGAAGACAATACAACTGTTACGATCTCAGGATACAAGCCCACCGTACAGTTTTCAAACGGGACTACCGGAGTTACCAACCCCACAATGACTTTCTCCCTCAATAAAGGACAATCTTATATTATTGACGGAATCGGAAACCTTACAGGAAATTTTGATGGATTTATCGGAGCAAAAGTGACCTCAAACAAACATGTCAATATCACCAATGGAAATTTTAATGGCCAGTATGCAGGTAATTTTGCTTCCAGTTCTGATATTTTAATGGATCAGGCAGTACCTGTTGACCGGCTTGGGAATGAGTTTGCACTTGTAAAGGGTAACGGAAGTATCGGAGCCAATATGGAAGGAGCTGTTATTATTGCTACGGAAGATAATACTCAAATTTATGTCAATAACGAACCTATCCCTGTTGCAACAATTAACACAGGCAGTTATTTTGTAATTCCCGACACTAAATACATGCTTCAAGGCGGAGGACATTATAATTTATATATCAGGACTTCTAAAAATGCCTATGTTTACCAGATTCTGGCCGGAGATTCCAATACGGGAAACGAGGTGGCTACCGGAGGATTTAATTTTATCCCGGCTCTGAACTGCTACCTTCCGAAACAAATCAACGAACTTGGGTTGATCAATGAAAATTTTGTTCATTCCAACGCAAACCTGGGTGGCATTCTGAATATTCCTACAAAACTGAATCTGATTACCCAAAGAGGAGCAACTGTTACGGTAAATGGCGGCATCCCTCCCGCAGCCACCGGCCCATACGATATGACAGGAACCAATAACTGGGTAACTTATGGAATTCCCAATGTAACCGGAACGATAACAGTGGTTTCTGATAAAGCAATTACTGCCGGAATTACTGCCGGAAGTGATGCCGTAGGATATGGAGGCTTTTTCGCTGGATTCCCTACGCAACCTGTAATTATAAAATCGGGAAGCAATTGCGCCCCGGGAATAGTGCTTACAGTAGATCCTATTATTTATGATACTTACCAATGGTACAGAAACGGAATAGCTATTCCCAATGCTACAGGTAGTTCCTTCAACCCTACACAATCCGGATATTATACATGTTCTGTAACCATGGGAAGCTGTGCACCTTTGGTCACTGAACAATATAAAGTTTTAAACTGTACCAAGCTCACAAATACCTCATATAATGTATGTACGACTCAAACTATAACTCCCACATTCAGTAATTCATCACAGACTCCTGTTCCTGCAACAGTGGCCATTATAACGCCACCAGCATTAGGTACTGCTGTGATAAACCCTGCAACCGGAGTTATTACTTATACAGTTAATACACCCGGAACTGTTGCAAATGATACTTTCACTTATACATTCTGCGGCAATGATCCTGATTTCCCGGATTGTGAAACAGTGACAGTACATATCAATATTGAAGCGCTTACGGTTACCAATACCACCTTATATGCATGTGACATCAACGGACAGGGAACCTTTAACCTGACAACCGCGAATGTGACATTAAATAATCCGGTGACGATCACTTATTATCCGACTCTTGTTGATGCCCAAACTGAAAATCCCGCAGCATTGATTACGAATCAAAATGCCTATTCAGCACCTAATGGTACCATTGTCTATGCGGTAGTCAAAAATAATATCGGATGTAAAAGTATTGCACAAATAACGCTTTCTCTCTTTAATAAAGCTATTATACAAGATAATTACAACGGTTCTTTCTGTGATGATAACTTTGACGGAACCGTTACCATTGTACTATCCAATATAACCAATATTGTACTTAATAACCCTACCTATTTTACAAACGTCAGATATTATGCAAATCTTGCTGATGCCAATGCCGGAAATGCCAATATCCTCCCCAATACCTGGAGCTATACTGCTACCACAACGATTTATATCAGAGTAGATTCCCCTGATGGATGTGCATTTGTCGTTAAACCGCTACAATTCAGTATCGGAGCGAGACTTTTATTATCAAAGCCAGCGGCTATAGAAAATGTATGTGATGATGATTTGGATGGAATAAAATCAGTGAATCTGACACAATTTATCCCTCAGTTTACCATAGATCCTAATGTTACCTATACTTTTCATAATAGTTTAGCTGATGCTCAAAACAACATCAACCCTATTTCAGCTACGGTAAATATTACGACTTCACAAACCTATTATATTCGTTTTGAAAAAAATGGAATATGTCCTGAAGTGGGATCAATTACCATTACAATTAAAGTTCCTAAAAAATCAGATCTGTTAAAAGATCAGGCAATTTGTCCGAAAACAACTACAACACTGGACGCCGGCCCGGGATTCGACAGATACCTTTGGAGTACCGGCGCGACTGGCCCTTCCATCACCAATGTTCCTGCAGGAAGTTATTGGGTAGAATTAACATCGAATAACGGTTGTGTGTATAAACAATACGTCAATGTTACCGAATTACCAATTCCGCAGATCACTTCCATTGAGATAGACGGAACTACTGTAAAGGTCGGAGTAAGCGGTGGCACACCTCCATACCAATACTCTTTAGACGGAGTAGTCTGGCAAAGTTCCAACGTTTTTTATGATGTACCAAGAGGAGCACATACCGTATTCGTAAGAGATTCAAAAAATTGTGAAGAGGTGAAAAAAGCATTTGCTATTATTAATCTCATTAATACTATTACCCCCAACGGAGATGGACATAATGAAGTGGTTGATTACTCGGCGCTGATGGCTAATGACAATCTTGTATTCCGGATTTTTGACAGATATGGTGCAGAAGTTTTCAGAGGCAGCCCGGAAAACAGATATACCTGGGATGGAAGAATAGGCGGCAGATGGGTACCTACTGCAACTTATTGGTATTTTCTTACCTGGACAGAATTTGGCTCTTCTATTTCCATAAAGTATTCGAGCTGGCTTCTGGTAAAACATCGATAA
- a CDS encoding DUF6759 domain-containing protein, whose product MKKILLLLCTVLFFSLSAQKKGKDYSEILKSNNIYEINAFLRDAHPDDPRRSVLKPRVMEMMKEYIKNAHPADQKVKDMQEMLALLRRRPSTKITFDEMNAIIKQKQIAKYKAELAAKQPTTVYTPSNAQNTFVVNASANAAIPNAEAEEFNLLMAVNPVEHKNRTVKILNSLFDNDPNAKECIVLIRNQSDCNIIVRMEGVGTIKYRLAVPAQGEASIVIEKGQYLFTSLVCGAQYASQKTIERPIMVALGSAVAP is encoded by the coding sequence ATGAAAAAAATACTTTTACTTCTTTGCACGGTCCTGTTTTTCAGTCTCTCTGCCCAAAAAAAGGGAAAGGATTACAGTGAAATTCTAAAAAGCAATAATATTTACGAAATTAATGCTTTCCTCAGAGACGCCCATCCCGATGATCCCCGAAGATCGGTTCTAAAGCCACGGGTTATGGAAATGATGAAGGAATACATCAAAAATGCTCATCCGGCAGATCAGAAAGTAAAAGATATGCAGGAAATGCTTGCATTATTACGCAGAAGGCCTTCTACAAAGATTACTTTTGATGAAATGAATGCCATCATCAAACAGAAACAAATCGCAAAATATAAGGCTGAATTAGCAGCAAAACAGCCAACCACAGTATATACACCCAGCAATGCTCAAAACACCTTTGTCGTAAACGCAAGTGCTAACGCTGCCATTCCCAATGCCGAAGCTGAAGAATTCAATCTGCTGATGGCCGTCAATCCTGTGGAACATAAAAACAGAACGGTAAAAATCCTCAATTCTCTATTTGACAATGATCCCAACGCCAAGGAATGTATCGTTCTGATCCGGAATCAATCAGATTGTAACATCATTGTCCGGATGGAAGGGGTAGGTACCATCAAGTACAGGCTTGCAGTGCCGGCACAGGGCGAAGCCTCAATAGTGATTGAAAAAGGGCAATATCTATTCACAAGTTTGGTTTGTGGAGCTCAGTATGCCTCACAGAAAACTATAGAAAGACCCATCATGGTGGCCCTTGGAAGTGCAGTAGCCCCATAA
- the trmB gene encoding tRNA (guanosine(46)-N7)-methyltransferase TrmB, translated as MGKNKLARFAENKILPNVMQPTREDALKGYELKGNWRKNFFKNDNPIVLELGCGKGEYSVGLAKTFPEKNFIGIDIKGARFWFGAKEAVENNMNNVAFLRTQIELVDYFFAENEVDEIWITFPDPQIKYKRTKHRLTHPDFLARYKKFLKPGGIIHLKTDSEFLHGYTLGYLQGAGYEIISAHHDIYGAPEYDPDTPHLRDIKTYYEELFSAKGKTITYIKFRIS; from the coding sequence ATGGGCAAGAATAAATTAGCGAGATTCGCAGAAAATAAGATTTTACCAAACGTAATGCAACCAACAAGAGAGGATGCTTTAAAAGGTTACGAACTTAAAGGAAACTGGAGAAAAAATTTCTTTAAAAATGATAATCCTATCGTCCTGGAATTAGGTTGTGGTAAAGGAGAGTATTCTGTAGGACTCGCCAAAACATTTCCTGAAAAAAACTTTATCGGGATTGATATCAAAGGTGCAAGATTCTGGTTTGGCGCAAAAGAAGCCGTAGAAAACAATATGAATAACGTGGCTTTCCTAAGAACACAAATCGAACTTGTAGATTATTTTTTTGCCGAAAATGAAGTGGACGAAATCTGGATTACTTTTCCGGATCCACAAATTAAATACAAAAGAACAAAACACAGATTAACCCATCCGGATTTTTTAGCCCGTTATAAAAAGTTCCTGAAACCTGGTGGTATTATTCATTTAAAAACAGATTCAGAGTTTTTACATGGATATACTTTAGGGTATTTGCAGGGAGCAGGTTATGAAATCATTTCCGCTCACCACGATATCTATGGTGCGCCGGAATACGATCCTGATACACCACATTTGAGAGACATCAAAACGTATTACGAAGAGCTATTCTCGGCAAAAGGAAAAACAATAACTTATATAAAATTCCGGATAAGCTGA